In a genomic window of Equus caballus isolate H_3958 breed thoroughbred chromosome 9, TB-T2T, whole genome shotgun sequence:
- the PENK gene encoding proenkephalin-A, with product MARFLRLCTWLLALGPGLLATVRAECSQDCATCSYFLARPTDINPLACTLECEGKLPSLKTWETCKELLQLSKLELPQGGTSALRESSKQEESHLLAKKYGGFMKRYGGFMKKMDELYPVEPEEEANGGEILAKRYGGFMKKDAEEDAALGNSSDLLKELLATGDNRDSSHHQESSDDEEVSKRYGGFMRGLKRSPQLEDQAKELQKRYGGFMRRVGRPEWWMDYQKRYGGFLKRFADSLPSDEEGESYSKEVPEMEKRYGGFMRF from the exons ATGGCGCGGTTCCTGAGACTCTGCACTTGGCTGTTGGCGCTTGGCCCCGGGCTCCTGGCGACCGTGCGGGCGGAATGCAGCCAGGACTGCGCGACGTGCAGCTACTTCCTGGCGCGCCCCACCGACATCAACCCCCTG GCGTGCACACTGGAATGTGAAGGGAAACTGCCTTCTCTCAAAACCTGGGAAACCTGCAAGGAGCTTCTGCAGCTGTCTAAACTGGAGCTTCCTCAAGGTGGCACCAGCGCCCTCAGAGAAAGCAGCAAACAGGAGGAGAGCCATTTGCTAGCCAAAAAGTATGGAGGCTTCATGAAAAGGTACGGAGGCTTCATGAAGAAAATGGATGAGCTTTACCCTGTGGAGCCAGAAGAAGAGGCAAATGGAGGTGAAATCTTGGCCAAGAGATACGGGGGCTTCATGAAGAAGGATGCAGAGGAGGATGCCGCCCTGGGCAATTCCTCAGACCTGCTGAAAGAGCTGCTGGCAACAGGAGACAACCGAGACAGCAGCCACCACCAGGAGAGCAGTGACGATGAAGAAGTGAGCAAGAGATATGGGGGCTTCATGAGAGGCTTAAAGAGAAGCCCCCAACTGGAAGACCAAGCCAAAGAGCTGCAGAAGCGATACGGGGGCTTCATGAGAAGAGTGGGTCGCCCAGAGTGGTGGATGGACTACCAGAAAAGGTACGGGGGCTTCCTGAAGCGCTTCGCTGATTCTCTGCCCTCCGACGAAGAAGGTGAAAGTTACTCAAAAGAAGttccagaaatggagaaaagatatgGAGGATTTATGAGATTTTAA